In Streptomyces sp. NBC_01707, a genomic segment contains:
- a CDS encoding NUDIX domain-containing protein, with the protein MGPEQVNTTAWERYGAHHIDRGTPIPDVESIDWGYWGEGPGVEVLGDLRGKSVLDLGSGIGKHAAHLVREHGAVVDAIDASPNQYRRARDRYGALDGLQLLLGDAVEHLQAAEPYDVIYSIGAVPYIDPHRLLPVLAAALKPDGKLCFTTLHTNSLGDGPSPSVSARPEILRLAGGGELTVQMWVLTPELWEHLLLEHGFLVESIDVLDSPESGDHVSYRLFHVRRRARVSSRPRTSQPPEAHAALGVGAIVHSRQGVLLGRHRRGTWELPGGSVEPGETLQEAVVRELGEETGLRARADDVILLGTLLDAVGGVVRITVPAVVTEWKGEPADQPGECVSAWRWYPPQHLPDGLFVCSAQILTAWNSGLRIDHPPAAFTPYAPPQQASGRPTAKGQDPEAR; encoded by the coding sequence ATGGGGCCGGAGCAGGTGAACACCACGGCGTGGGAGCGGTACGGAGCTCACCACATCGATCGAGGGACTCCCATCCCCGATGTGGAGAGCATCGACTGGGGATATTGGGGCGAGGGCCCGGGCGTCGAAGTTCTGGGTGACCTCCGGGGTAAGAGTGTGTTGGACCTCGGCTCCGGCATCGGGAAGCACGCCGCGCATCTCGTGCGGGAGCACGGAGCGGTCGTGGACGCCATTGACGCTTCACCAAACCAGTACCGACGCGCACGCGATCGATACGGTGCGCTGGACGGGCTGCAACTGCTCCTCGGCGATGCTGTCGAGCATCTGCAGGCCGCGGAACCGTACGACGTGATCTATTCCATCGGCGCTGTCCCCTACATCGACCCCCACCGCCTGCTTCCGGTCCTCGCTGCAGCCCTCAAGCCGGACGGGAAGCTCTGCTTCACCACCCTGCACACCAACAGCCTCGGCGACGGCCCCTCTCCGTCTGTCAGCGCCCGCCCCGAGATTCTGCGCCTGGCCGGCGGCGGCGAACTCACCGTGCAGATGTGGGTGCTTACTCCAGAGCTGTGGGAACACCTGCTCCTCGAGCACGGATTCCTTGTCGAGAGCATAGATGTCCTCGACTCGCCCGAAAGCGGTGACCACGTCTCCTACCGGTTGTTCCACGTGCGTCGGCGCGCTCGCGTCTCCTCGCGACCACGCACCTCCCAACCACCCGAGGCGCATGCAGCTCTCGGAGTCGGAGCGATCGTCCACAGTCGGCAAGGAGTGCTGCTCGGGCGCCATCGGAGGGGCACCTGGGAACTGCCCGGCGGGAGCGTGGAGCCGGGCGAGACACTGCAGGAAGCAGTCGTCCGGGAGCTGGGCGAAGAGACAGGGCTCAGGGCTCGAGCTGATGACGTCATCCTGCTCGGCACCCTGCTCGACGCCGTGGGTGGAGTCGTGCGGATCACCGTGCCCGCGGTCGTGACCGAATGGAAGGGCGAACCGGCCGACCAACCCGGGGAATGCGTGAGCGCTTGGCGCTGGTACCCGCCGCAGCACCTCCCCGACGGGCTCTTCGTGTGCAGCGCCCAAATCCTTACCGCATGGAACTCCGGACTCCGCATCGACCACCCGCCCGCCGCATTCACCCCCTACGCCCCGCCCCAACAGGCGTCCGGCCGCCCCACGGCCAAAGGCCAGGATCCTGAAGCACGTTGA
- a CDS encoding IS1380 family transposase — translation MKTIGVYPPVRVQGDGGGVVSQAGGVLLVETVRKTGLDTAISAALAPWRKSRAVHDPGKVLLDLALAVALGGDCLSDIGVLRAEPGLFGLVASDPTVSRLVDILAGAGPRALTAIRRARAEVRERVWTLAGTDAPDAHGHVIVDIDGVLVLAHSDKQDATATWKKTFGHHPLVAFVDHGPAGSGEPVAALLRPGNAGSNTAADHITATKLALAQLPKQYRRGRSTLIRTDSAGGTNEFLDWLTARGRWLSYSVGMTITDAVHHAVLQVPDSAWTPAVEPDGQVRGGAWVAELAGDVLKGWPAGMRLIVRKERPHPGAQLRFTDADGMRLTCFATNTTGTAIAALELRQRQRARAEDRIRAARATGLRNLPLHHAASNQLWLEIIQLSLDLLAWMPMLALTGQTRRWEPKKLRLRLFSAAARLVTTGRQRILRLDRHWPWTKAITSAFTRLQALPNPD, via the coding sequence GTGAAGACTATCGGCGTCTACCCTCCTGTCCGTGTCCAGGGCGACGGGGGTGGGGTGGTCTCGCAGGCCGGCGGGGTGCTGCTGGTGGAAACGGTCCGCAAGACGGGGCTGGACACGGCTATATCGGCGGCGCTGGCGCCGTGGCGCAAGTCCCGGGCGGTGCACGATCCGGGCAAGGTCCTGCTGGACCTTGCTCTGGCGGTGGCGCTGGGCGGTGACTGCCTGTCGGACATCGGCGTGCTGCGGGCCGAACCGGGCCTGTTCGGGTTGGTGGCCTCCGATCCAACGGTGTCGCGGCTGGTTGACATCCTGGCCGGGGCGGGTCCCCGCGCGCTTACCGCGATCCGCCGAGCCAGGGCCGAAGTCCGCGAGCGCGTGTGGACGTTGGCCGGTACCGATGCCCCCGACGCGCACGGGCACGTGATCGTGGACATCGACGGGGTGCTGGTTCTGGCGCACTCCGACAAGCAGGACGCGACCGCGACGTGGAAGAAAACCTTCGGGCATCATCCGCTGGTCGCGTTCGTCGACCACGGCCCGGCCGGGTCCGGGGAGCCGGTGGCTGCCCTGCTGCGGCCGGGCAATGCGGGCAGCAATACCGCGGCCGACCACATCACTGCCACGAAGCTGGCGCTGGCCCAACTGCCCAAGCAGTACCGGCGGGGTCGCTCGACCCTGATCCGAACCGACTCCGCAGGCGGCACCAACGAGTTCCTGGACTGGCTCACCGCGCGTGGCCGGTGGCTGTCCTACTCGGTCGGGATGACCATCACCGACGCCGTCCACCACGCCGTGCTGCAGGTCCCGGACTCAGCCTGGACCCCGGCGGTCGAACCCGACGGCCAGGTCCGCGGCGGCGCCTGGGTCGCCGAGCTGGCCGGCGACGTCCTCAAGGGATGGCCCGCGGGTATGCGGCTGATCGTCCGCAAAGAACGCCCGCACCCCGGTGCGCAGCTACGGTTCACCGACGCCGACGGTATGCGCTTGACGTGCTTCGCCACCAACACCACCGGAACCGCGATCGCCGCCCTGGAACTGCGGCAACGCCAACGCGCCCGAGCCGAGGACCGCATCCGAGCCGCCCGCGCCACCGGACTGCGCAACCTGCCTCTTCACCACGCAGCGAGCAACCAGCTCTGGCTGGAGATCATCCAGCTCTCCCTGGACCTCCTCGCCTGGATGCCCATGCTCGCGCTGACCGGCCAAACACGCCGCTGGGAACCCAAAAAGCTCCGCCTCAGACTGTTCTCCGCCGCCGCCCGCCTGGTCACCACCGGCCGCCAACGCATTCTCCGCCTCGACCGCCACTGGCCCTGGACCAAGGCGATCACCAGCGCCTTCACCCGGCTGCAAGCCCTACCGAACCCCGACTGA
- a CDS encoding FUSC family protein, translated as MNRRQDEFGSDVGRGRHRAGAGCGDPPRRAVRLRALFDVEWRAQVSPDWPAGIAAGIALAAPLLVGTVVAHPEAGASLTLPALLVVMPLPQDANLGERARRLGARTVAITLAGLYSFLVDARLWALVPAIAVSAAAGAVLPRVGNTLGLAMVLVGITGPLEGFGVPALPQLAGSLWGAVLLLPLLPRKDPASRPAPPSGPPKHTRQDWLHAARLALLLGTASAIMAAAHRLTGEGHWLVTGILLSLRPTPEATQAKARQRIVGNTLGGIAAALVLLTHPGPWAVTATVAATSTLAYALRPANYLYW; from the coding sequence GTGAATCGGAGGCAGGACGAGTTCGGGTCAGATGTGGGGCGCGGCCGGCATCGCGCGGGTGCCGGCTGCGGTGATCCGCCGCGCCGCGCGGTGCGGCTGCGGGCTCTGTTCGATGTGGAGTGGCGGGCGCAGGTGTCGCCGGACTGGCCCGCGGGAATCGCGGCGGGGATCGCGCTTGCTGCCCCCTTGCTGGTCGGCACGGTGGTGGCGCACCCCGAGGCGGGCGCTTCCCTGACCCTTCCGGCCCTGCTGGTGGTCATGCCCTTGCCACAGGATGCGAACCTGGGCGAACGCGCTCGCCGGCTCGGTGCGCGAACCGTGGCGATCACCCTGGCAGGGCTGTATTCCTTCCTGGTCGACGCCCGTCTCTGGGCCTTGGTGCCCGCGATCGCCGTGTCCGCCGCGGCGGGTGCGGTACTGCCACGCGTGGGAAACACGCTGGGTCTGGCCATGGTGCTGGTAGGCATCACCGGCCCGCTGGAAGGATTTGGCGTCCCTGCCCTCCCCCAGCTGGCCGGAAGCCTGTGGGGCGCGGTACTTCTTCTGCCCCTCCTACCCCGAAAGGATCCGGCCTCCCGCCCCGCACCCCCGTCCGGGCCACCGAAACACACCCGGCAGGACTGGCTTCACGCCGCCCGCCTCGCGCTGCTCCTGGGAACCGCGTCGGCAATCATGGCAGCGGCGCATCGGCTCACCGGCGAAGGCCACTGGCTCGTCACCGGAATCCTGCTCTCCCTGCGCCCCACACCCGAGGCAACCCAGGCCAAGGCGCGCCAGCGCATCGTCGGCAACACCCTGGGCGGCATCGCCGCCGCGCTGGTCCTCCTGACCCACCCCGGACCCTGGGCGGTCACGGCCACGGTCGCCGCCACGAGCACACTCGCCTACGCCCTCAGACCCGCCAACTACCTCTACTGGTGA
- a CDS encoding glycosyltransferase: MRDALAWLLDHANVIHQCGPGRHRGPVRALGAVARTMRGGLSPRAYVGAELPDVLALADVVISRNGTGTITELTALGKRSTWRPTAPP, translated from the coding sequence GTGCGCGACGCGCTGGCGTGGCTGCTTGACCACGCCAACGTGATTCACCAGTGCGGCCCCGGACGACATCGAGGGCCTGTGCGGGCACTCGGCGCAGTTGCCCGCACAATGCGCGGCGGGCTATCACCTCGCGCGTACGTCGGCGCCGAGCTCCCTGACGTGCTCGCCCTGGCCGATGTGGTGATCTCCCGCAACGGCACCGGTACCATCACCGAGCTGACCGCGCTCGGCAAGCGGAGCACTTGGCGACCAACGGCGCCGCCGTGA
- the folE gene encoding GTP cyclohydrolase I yields the protein MTIEDWLKTNVTTDTRALGWYSGPECEDRIVRAYRELLSGYEIDTSKILKTTCLVNGEHTGVVRVQENNFFSICAHHFLPFFGKVNISYVPGDRILGLGKFPRLVQAFSRRFQIQEYLVKEIAEEIMSSGGAKAVRVTSRSRHLCMCSRGPSDQTVITDTSYVAGHQELMAKFGLDD from the coding sequence GTGACCATTGAAGACTGGCTCAAAACCAATGTAACCACCGACACGAGGGCACTCGGTTGGTACAGCGGCCCGGAGTGCGAGGACCGCATCGTCCGGGCCTATCGCGAGCTGCTGAGCGGCTATGAGATCGACACCTCAAAGATCCTCAAGACCACCTGCCTGGTGAACGGCGAGCACACCGGCGTGGTGCGTGTCCAGGAGAACAACTTCTTCTCGATCTGCGCCCACCACTTCCTGCCGTTCTTCGGAAAGGTCAACATCTCCTACGTCCCCGGTGATCGCATTCTCGGCCTCGGGAAATTCCCTCGACTGGTCCAGGCGTTCAGCCGGCGCTTCCAGATCCAGGAGTACCTCGTCAAGGAGATCGCTGAAGAGATCATGTCCTCCGGCGGCGCAAAAGCCGTGCGAGTCACCTCCCGTAGCCGCCATCTCTGCATGTGCAGCCGCGGTCCGTCCGATCAGACCGTGATCACCGACACCTCATATGTGGCGGGTCATCAGGAGTTGATGGCCAAGTTCGGTCTGGACGACTGA
- a CDS encoding CynX/NimT family MFS transporter, whose amino-acid sequence MRDRKRGSHRRVSTSPWKYVVATWFAGVLAAVGLGAVSPAGSALRSSLGLSAGALAWATSSITAVGAVLGTPAGWWIVRFGAHRALSGGLFVMAVATAISATAGSWGLLLGSRVAEGVGYLLVFVAGPVVITRMTQGGIRSAALALWGTCVPMGLAVAAALGGVLASQWTWNRWLALTALGPLIMAGLLTVVLPRLPRTPVQHSHRALGTWNGALKLGAAYGSLSLVGVAVVMVLPLFLTEHREVTPTVAGTVVALVCLGSAIGGLAASWLLRRGVALSSLVPLGVLMPVACLPAFSAEFPLAVSGGAATLVLLVDGLLISAVFAAVPAAVSRAEDVDVANGILNQLGSVGMLMGPPVFGLAIAAAGWGAVAAGTFVFGGLGTVLLLKGARTSATGTADGVSRSLDAPRGVHVREGSEPLRKAPDVSNPNHNRI is encoded by the coding sequence GTGCGCGACAGGAAGAGAGGCAGCCACCGCCGCGTGTCGACGTCACCCTGGAAGTACGTGGTGGCGACATGGTTCGCCGGCGTGCTGGCGGCAGTCGGCCTGGGTGCCGTCTCGCCGGCGGGATCCGCCCTGCGTTCGTCACTGGGGTTGTCAGCCGGCGCGCTCGCCTGGGCCACTTCGAGCATCACGGCGGTGGGCGCCGTCCTCGGCACCCCGGCGGGATGGTGGATCGTCCGCTTCGGCGCTCACCGAGCTCTGTCCGGGGGCCTGTTCGTCATGGCAGTTGCGACCGCCATCAGCGCGACCGCCGGATCCTGGGGTCTGCTGCTGGGGTCGCGCGTCGCGGAAGGGGTCGGCTACCTGCTGGTGTTCGTGGCGGGGCCGGTCGTCATCACCCGTATGACGCAAGGCGGCATCCGATCGGCGGCGCTCGCGTTGTGGGGCACGTGCGTTCCGATGGGCCTGGCCGTCGCCGCGGCCCTGGGCGGAGTCCTGGCATCGCAGTGGACGTGGAACCGATGGTTGGCCCTCACAGCGCTCGGTCCGTTGATCATGGCCGGGTTGCTCACCGTCGTCCTGCCCCGGCTGCCGAGGACACCCGTGCAGCACTCTCATCGCGCACTCGGCACCTGGAATGGGGCACTGAAGCTCGGCGCGGCGTACGGAAGCCTGTCGCTGGTCGGCGTCGCTGTGGTGATGGTCCTCCCGCTCTTCCTCACCGAGCACCGAGAGGTGACGCCGACTGTCGCCGGTACCGTGGTGGCACTCGTCTGCCTGGGGAGTGCGATCGGGGGGCTCGCCGCCAGTTGGCTGCTGCGCCGAGGCGTGGCCCTCTCCTCGCTCGTCCCGCTGGGCGTACTGATGCCGGTGGCCTGCCTCCCCGCTTTCTCGGCAGAATTCCCACTCGCGGTCAGCGGCGGCGCCGCCACGCTTGTTCTCCTCGTCGACGGACTGTTGATCTCCGCAGTCTTCGCTGCCGTCCCCGCCGCGGTGAGCCGTGCTGAGGATGTCGACGTCGCCAATGGCATCCTCAACCAGCTCGGCAGCGTGGGAATGCTGATGGGACCACCGGTCTTCGGCCTGGCCATCGCTGCGGCGGGATGGGGCGCCGTCGCCGCCGGGACCTTCGTCTTCGGCGGACTTGGCACAGTCCTTCTGCTGAAGGGCGCCCGTACGTCCGCGACCGGCACTGCGGACGGCGTGTCCCGGTCGCTCGACGCACCGCGCGGCGTGCACGTGAGGGAGGGATCGGAGCCCTTGCGAAAGGCACCCGATGTCAGCAACCCCAACCACAACAGAATCTGA
- a CDS encoding NUDIX hydrolase → MLPAAFFLKRGTMKIDFLPLRDNTCGEYCLHCHAETVEWIVVDGRKRCTCRSCGREAGRAVVVDPRIRWWTDSDGEYWHESAGVFVRDPRGRFLFFQRTAFPYRLTVPAGHVERGEDPKRAAARELWEEVGIRAAHGDLRFVADEHLDGDMCRRGSDAHRWHAYLLDVDDHRATGTQGELTVNEEGEEPLWLTLDQALSSQPTFAVEHIIDRYSDRLLHVVRCTPGEGTVKRTV, encoded by the coding sequence ATGCTGCCGGCGGCCTTCTTCTTGAAACGGGGCACGATGAAAATCGACTTCCTCCCGCTGCGGGACAACACCTGTGGCGAGTATTGCCTGCACTGCCACGCCGAGACCGTCGAATGGATCGTCGTGGACGGAAGGAAACGGTGCACCTGCCGTTCGTGCGGCCGAGAGGCCGGAAGAGCCGTCGTCGTCGATCCCCGCATCCGCTGGTGGACCGATTCGGACGGCGAGTACTGGCATGAGAGCGCCGGCGTATTCGTACGTGACCCACGAGGGAGATTTCTCTTCTTCCAGAGAACTGCCTTTCCCTACCGTCTGACCGTACCCGCAGGCCATGTTGAACGTGGGGAGGACCCCAAGCGCGCGGCAGCGCGGGAGCTCTGGGAGGAAGTGGGCATCCGCGCCGCGCACGGGGACCTCCGTTTCGTTGCGGACGAGCATCTCGACGGAGACATGTGCAGAAGGGGCTCCGACGCCCATCGTTGGCACGCTTATCTGCTGGACGTCGACGATCACCGGGCAACGGGAACTCAGGGAGAATTGACCGTGAACGAGGAAGGTGAGGAGCCCCTCTGGCTCACTCTCGACCAAGCACTCTCCTCCCAGCCGACGTTCGCCGTGGAACACATCATCGATCGGTATTCCGACAGGCTCCTGCACGTTGTCCGGTGCACACCCGGGGAGGGCACTGTGAAGCGAACGGTGTAA
- a CDS encoding molybdopterin-dependent oxidoreductase: MTSNSDGGSTRGRREDRPVGRRIILGALGAGALGVAVGAPAQRRLDDTFAAVASKDPTGLFSLLPGGGGFRFYSVADKVPHRSADDYRLTVDGLVDRPASYTLDELTAMPSTRLVRDVQCVTGWRVPQTAFTGVQLSHLLDVSGVRPEAAAVRFTCFDGVYSESLTLEQARRHDMLVSYKMRDEPLTAAHGGPVRLYAAPMYFYKSAKWLSGITVTDHVQPGYWEHFGYDVDGWVGKSNGRDDAPTS, encoded by the coding sequence GTGACCTCGAACAGCGACGGCGGCTCCACCCGAGGGCGCCGAGAGGACAGGCCTGTCGGCCGGCGAATCATCCTCGGTGCTCTTGGGGCCGGCGCCCTGGGAGTGGCTGTGGGCGCGCCCGCGCAACGCAGGCTTGACGACACATTCGCCGCGGTGGCCAGCAAGGACCCCACCGGCCTTTTCTCACTGTTGCCCGGTGGCGGCGGCTTTCGTTTCTATTCCGTCGCCGACAAGGTCCCGCACCGCTCCGCCGACGACTACCGGCTGACCGTGGACGGTCTGGTGGACCGCCCTGCGTCGTACACACTGGACGAACTGACGGCCATGCCGAGCACCCGCCTGGTGCGGGACGTGCAGTGCGTCACCGGTTGGCGCGTTCCTCAGACGGCCTTCACCGGGGTACAGCTGTCTCATCTCCTTGACGTCTCCGGAGTGCGGCCCGAGGCCGCCGCGGTGCGCTTCACCTGTTTCGACGGGGTCTACTCCGAAAGCCTCACCCTGGAGCAGGCGCGACGCCACGACATGCTGGTGTCCTACAAGATGCGGGATGAGCCGCTGACCGCTGCCCATGGCGGCCCGGTGCGCCTGTATGCCGCCCCGATGTACTTCTACAAGTCAGCCAAGTGGCTGTCCGGCATCACCGTCACCGACCATGTCCAGCCGGGCTACTGGGAGCATTTCGGGTACGACGTGGATGGCTGGGTCGGCAAGTCGAACGGACGCGATGATGCCCCGACCAGCTGA
- a CDS encoding cytochrome b/b6 domain-containing protein, whose amino-acid sequence MPRPAEQPDLIRRFTAAERWIHRGTAALVGTALVTAAFLYVPVLAELVGRRRLLVTVHEWAGIAMPVPLLAGLVSRAFRADLSRLNRFGPHDRGWVRATLRRRPRTAGKFNAGQKLYANVLAGALLVMIGTGLLMWFPRLAPLLWRTGATFVHDWLALLIAALVLGHVRMAVRDAQARRGLRTGQVPRDWARDHHPLWEEENPVPAAAREP is encoded by the coding sequence ATGCCCCGACCAGCTGAACAACCGGACCTGATCAGACGTTTCACTGCCGCCGAACGCTGGATACACCGGGGGACAGCCGCTCTGGTGGGAACCGCGCTCGTTACCGCCGCGTTCCTCTACGTGCCGGTGCTGGCCGAACTCGTCGGGCGGCGGAGGCTGTTGGTGACCGTGCACGAGTGGGCGGGCATCGCCATGCCTGTTCCGCTCCTGGCCGGCCTGGTATCCCGTGCGTTCCGTGCCGACCTGAGCCGGCTGAACCGGTTCGGCCCGCACGACCGCGGCTGGGTGCGTGCCACCCTTCGCCGGCGGCCTCGTACAGCGGGAAAATTCAACGCCGGGCAGAAGCTGTACGCGAACGTCCTCGCCGGGGCCTTGCTCGTCATGATCGGCACGGGGCTCCTGATGTGGTTCCCTCGCCTTGCGCCCCTCCTGTGGCGTACCGGAGCGACATTCGTCCACGACTGGCTGGCTCTGCTCATCGCGGCTCTGGTCCTCGGCCATGTACGGATGGCCGTCCGCGACGCACAGGCCCGCCGTGGGCTGCGCACCGGGCAGGTCCCACGTGACTGGGCGCGTGACCACCACCCTCTGTGGGAGGAGGAGAACCCGGTGCCCGCAGCCGCCCGGGAGCCCTGA
- a CDS encoding sensor histidine kinase, which translates to MDAVAVVCCVLITGPIMMLVSHQGQADLRLAGAVSAVCSLLVLCAHRWPRATTWATATTSVVLVALVPDGPPPPAPAVAALFLLGARTDRRTAVRTSAAVGIAMTAAAFVVRPELSAVESNLALLAWTQLPTAVGDAVRSRRELLVSYQERAEHAEATREEEARRQVVAERMRLARELHDVVTHHLTLVNAQAGVAHHLVRQDAERAYRALGQIRDTSRAALDELRATVGLLRQADDSDQPLTPAPGLGDLPALLDSFRHAGLCVEARCDRPRATLPPLTDLAAYRVVQEAMTNARKHVADARVSVVVAVHRTHLEVSITDDGGTGPGHGSGTGLGLISLTERVRAAGGTLQAGLQVSGGFRVHALLPIGSNDLPSASPQEGG; encoded by the coding sequence GTGGACGCCGTGGCTGTTGTCTGCTGCGTCCTCATCACCGGACCGATCATGATGCTGGTGTCGCACCAGGGCCAAGCCGATCTTCGTCTGGCCGGTGCGGTATCCGCCGTCTGCAGTCTGCTGGTGTTGTGCGCCCATCGATGGCCACGTGCAACCACGTGGGCAACGGCCACCACCAGCGTGGTGCTTGTCGCCCTTGTGCCTGACGGGCCGCCGCCTCCGGCACCGGCGGTTGCAGCGCTTTTCCTGCTCGGAGCTCGGACGGACCGCCGAACCGCCGTGCGCACCAGCGCGGCAGTGGGCATCGCGATGACCGCTGCCGCGTTCGTCGTGCGCCCCGAATTGTCAGCCGTGGAGTCCAACCTTGCGCTTCTGGCATGGACCCAACTGCCCACCGCGGTCGGGGACGCGGTACGGAGCCGACGCGAGCTGCTGGTCTCCTATCAGGAGCGCGCAGAGCACGCCGAGGCGACCAGGGAAGAGGAAGCGCGCCGGCAGGTCGTGGCCGAGCGCATGCGCCTCGCACGGGAACTGCATGACGTCGTGACGCACCACCTCACCCTGGTCAACGCCCAGGCCGGAGTGGCCCACCATCTGGTTCGCCAGGATGCCGAGCGCGCCTACAGGGCTCTCGGGCAGATCCGCGACACCAGCCGAGCGGCACTTGACGAACTGCGCGCCACCGTCGGCCTGCTGCGTCAGGCCGACGACTCCGACCAGCCGCTTACCCCGGCGCCCGGACTTGGTGACCTGCCGGCGCTGCTGGACTCGTTCCGCCATGCCGGCCTCTGCGTGGAAGCCCGATGCGACAGGCCGCGCGCCACTCTGCCGCCCCTGACCGACCTGGCCGCCTATCGGGTGGTCCAGGAGGCGATGACGAACGCGCGAAAACACGTTGCCGACGCCCGTGTGTCCGTGGTCGTCGCGGTTCACCGAACCCACCTGGAGGTCTCCATCACCGACGACGGGGGCACCGGACCAGGCCATGGTTCCGGCACGGGCCTGGGGTTGATCAGCCTCACAGAACGCGTGCGCGCGGCGGGCGGAACCCTGCAGGCCGGCCTCCAGGTGTCAGGCGGCTTCCGCGTTCACGCGCTCCTCCCCATCGGTTCGAACGACCTTCCGTCGGCAAGCCCCCAGGAGGGCGGATGA
- a CDS encoding response regulator transcription factor, producing the protein MSIRVLLVDDQALLRGTFRILLEATPGIEVVGEACDGSDAVDQVRSQPTDVVLMDIRMPGLDGIEATRIITGDKALAGVKVLILTTFETDEYVADALQAGASGFVGKGIHPQELIDAIRTIAAGDALLSPAATRSLIQRFLARRPPVRHAAPMLESLTGREREVVMLAATGLSNDEIAEHLGISVLTAKTHVNRAMVKLGARDRAHLVIAAYEGGLVHPSQ; encoded by the coding sequence ATGAGCATCCGCGTGCTTCTGGTCGATGACCAGGCGCTGCTCAGAGGGACCTTCCGCATCCTGCTGGAGGCCACGCCGGGCATCGAGGTCGTCGGTGAGGCATGCGACGGGTCGGACGCCGTGGACCAGGTCCGGAGTCAGCCAACGGACGTGGTGTTGATGGACATCCGCATGCCCGGCCTCGACGGGATCGAAGCGACACGGATCATCACCGGTGACAAGGCCCTTGCCGGGGTGAAGGTACTCATCCTGACCACGTTCGAGACCGACGAGTACGTAGCGGACGCACTGCAAGCGGGAGCGAGCGGATTCGTCGGCAAAGGCATCCACCCGCAGGAGCTGATCGATGCGATCAGGACGATCGCCGCCGGTGACGCACTGCTGTCGCCCGCAGCGACACGGTCGCTGATCCAGCGCTTCCTCGCACGCCGGCCCCCCGTACGGCACGCTGCGCCGATGTTGGAGAGTCTGACCGGGCGGGAGCGCGAGGTGGTGATGCTGGCGGCCACGGGACTGTCCAACGACGAGATCGCGGAACACCTCGGCATCTCCGTCCTGACGGCGAAGACACATGTGAACCGGGCCATGGTGAAGCTGGGAGCCAGAGACAGGGCGCACCTGGTCATTGCCGCCTATGAGGGCGGCTTGGTCCATCCCTCACAATGA
- a CDS encoding DinB family protein, with amino-acid sequence MTQRTDTPPTWDERTQLATFLDYARDTARAKCEGVSEEDARKAPLPNSPLMTMCGLISHLRWVEHHWVQVMFLGEEPEGPLTAATDDDPDPEMRTAVDIPLPQLLAEYEEQSTRYRRLVADRDLNSTAERPISDGRHVDLRWVILHLIEEISRHNGHLDVVRELVDGQTGV; translated from the coding sequence ATGACACAACGAACCGATACACCCCCCACGTGGGACGAACGTACACAGCTGGCCACCTTCCTGGATTACGCCCGTGACACGGCGCGAGCCAAGTGTGAGGGCGTGTCCGAGGAAGATGCCCGCAAGGCACCACTCCCGAACTCACCGTTGATGACGATGTGCGGGCTGATCAGCCACCTGCGATGGGTCGAGCACCACTGGGTCCAGGTGATGTTTCTCGGCGAGGAGCCCGAGGGGCCGCTCACGGCGGCGACCGACGACGACCCCGACCCCGAGATGCGGACAGCGGTCGACATCCCGTTGCCCCAGCTTCTCGCCGAGTACGAGGAACAGAGCACCCGCTATCGCCGCCTGGTGGCCGACCGCGACCTGAACTCAACGGCCGAACGTCCTATCAGCGACGGCCGCCACGTGGACCTGCGCTGGGTGATCCTCCACCTCATCGAAGAGATTTCCCGCCACAACGGCCACCTCGACGTCGTGCGTGAACTCGTCGACGGACAGACCGGCGTCTGA